In Aeromicrobium marinum DSM 15272, one genomic interval encodes:
- a CDS encoding WhiB family transcriptional regulator, with product MTIVIDTVLPPCADDPTTFLDEYLQAPPPRSALTAADRRLVEAKRATAHRQCAGCPVFVDCLYRAVVEVDVAGYVACTTEAERRSIRRDLGIRVHDADDTAYGARRVGGGPVSHEVVLTVRHAYPKDTCQQLAERLGCSTSTVKRHLRKAREDVLVGGSEPDEHSDRPTIDAVLDAFDELSSSRVA from the coding sequence ATGACCATCGTGATCGATACGGTGCTGCCACCGTGCGCTGACGACCCGACGACGTTTCTGGACGAGTACCTGCAGGCGCCTCCGCCCCGCAGTGCCCTGACGGCCGCCGACCGGCGCCTCGTGGAGGCCAAGCGCGCCACCGCCCACCGGCAGTGTGCGGGGTGCCCCGTGTTCGTCGACTGCCTGTACCGCGCGGTCGTCGAGGTCGACGTGGCCGGCTACGTCGCCTGCACGACCGAGGCCGAGCGACGCTCGATCCGGCGCGACCTCGGCATCCGGGTGCACGACGCCGACGACACGGCCTACGGCGCGCGCCGCGTCGGCGGTGGTCCCGTCAGCCACGAGGTGGTGCTGACGGTGCGGCACGCCTACCCCAAGGACACCTGCCAGCAGCTCGCCGAGCGGCTCGGCTGCTCGACCTCCACCGTCAAGCGGCACCTGCGCAAGGCACGCGAGGACGTGCTCGTCGGCGGGTCGGAGCCCGACGAGCACAGCGACCGGCCCACCATCGACGCCGTGCTGGACGCGTTCGACGAGCTCTCCAGCTCACGCGTCGCCTGA
- a CDS encoding glycoside hydrolase family 65 protein has translation MTATEQRDTTATDSTDPLDRTRFPVDEWALVELRPSSDDLGVTETLFAVGNGYLGLRGNVEEGRDSHTHGTFVNGFHETWPIHHAEEAYGFARVGQTMVNAPDAKVIRLYVDDEPLLLPIADLIDYRRSIDFREGVLRREVLWRTPAGKRVRIRSSRMVSFHQRHLVVLTFEVTMLDDHAPVAISSQILNRQDGEDEYHVRDKAMGDGFDPRRAEQLNRRVLVPRHSMGDAASGRVALGYQAADSGMTLAVTADHVLETANSFTERVQVEDDLAKLTYRVDAEPGQPITLTKTVAYHTSRGVPVRELVDRCRRTLDRVHAEGLEQQYEDQRAWLDDFWARSDVEIEGHPEVQQATRWNLFQIAQATARAEGNGFPAKGVTGSGYSGHYFWDSEIYVLPFLTYTAPAVARSALRFRYTLLESARRRATELAQSGALFAWRTINGEEASAYYAAGTAQYHIDADISYALSQYVRATGDVDFLSREGIDVLVETARMWADLGFWRTDEGGTFHIHGVTGPDEYTTVVNDNLFTNVMARANLRRAAESVRQLAERDGVEYDRVVRRLRLGADEVAEWERAADGMAIPFDEHLGVHPQDLHFLEREVWDLQNTPLDKRPLLLHYHPLVIYRFQVLKQADVVLALFLQGDMFTPEQKRADFEYYDPITTGDSTLSAVVQSIIAAEVGYADLAYRYFSSALFVDLADRHHNTTDGVHVASTGGVWSALVNGFGGFRDHGGEFSIDPRLPESWTSLTYRITLAGTRVRVTVTPDAVQLQVEVGERAELVVRGEPVLVSAGEPVDVALDGQGPRLEGVPEPVAGRRRSDGTVITAIVPGT, from the coding sequence GTGACCGCCACCGAGCAGCGCGACACGACCGCCACCGACTCCACCGACCCGCTGGACCGCACCCGGTTCCCCGTCGACGAGTGGGCCCTGGTCGAGCTGCGCCCCAGCTCCGACGACCTGGGAGTCACCGAGACGCTGTTCGCCGTCGGCAACGGCTACCTGGGTCTGCGCGGCAACGTCGAGGAGGGCCGCGACTCCCACACCCACGGCACCTTCGTCAACGGCTTCCACGAGACCTGGCCCATCCACCACGCCGAGGAGGCCTACGGGTTCGCCCGCGTGGGGCAGACCATGGTCAACGCGCCCGACGCGAAGGTCATCCGGCTGTACGTCGACGACGAGCCATTGCTGCTGCCGATCGCCGACCTGATCGACTACCGCCGGTCGATCGACTTCCGCGAGGGGGTCCTGCGGCGCGAGGTGCTGTGGCGCACGCCGGCCGGCAAGCGGGTGCGGATCCGCTCCAGCCGGATGGTGTCGTTCCACCAGCGACACCTCGTCGTGCTGACCTTCGAGGTCACGATGCTCGACGACCATGCACCGGTGGCGATCAGCTCGCAGATCCTCAACCGCCAGGACGGCGAGGACGAGTACCACGTGCGCGACAAGGCGATGGGGGACGGTTTCGACCCTCGCCGGGCCGAGCAGCTCAACCGGCGGGTGCTGGTCCCCCGCCACAGCATGGGGGACGCCGCCAGCGGTCGCGTCGCCCTCGGGTACCAGGCGGCCGACAGCGGCATGACCTTGGCGGTCACCGCCGACCACGTGCTCGAGACGGCGAACTCCTTCACCGAGCGGGTCCAGGTCGAGGACGACCTCGCCAAGCTGACCTACCGGGTCGACGCCGAGCCCGGCCAACCCATCACGCTCACCAAGACGGTGGCGTACCACACCTCCCGCGGGGTGCCGGTCCGCGAGCTCGTCGACCGGTGCCGTCGCACCCTCGACCGGGTGCACGCCGAGGGCCTGGAGCAGCAGTACGAGGACCAGCGCGCGTGGTTGGACGACTTCTGGGCCCGGTCCGACGTCGAGATCGAGGGCCACCCGGAGGTCCAGCAGGCGACTCGGTGGAACCTCTTCCAGATCGCCCAGGCCACGGCACGGGCGGAGGGCAACGGGTTCCCCGCCAAGGGGGTCACCGGCTCGGGCTACAGCGGCCACTACTTCTGGGACAGCGAGATCTACGTGCTGCCCTTCCTCACCTACACCGCTCCTGCCGTGGCCCGCTCCGCCCTGCGGTTCCGCTACACGCTGCTGGAGTCGGCCCGCCGCCGGGCCACGGAGCTGGCGCAGAGCGGCGCGCTGTTCGCGTGGCGCACCATCAACGGCGAGGAGGCGTCGGCCTACTACGCCGCCGGGACGGCGCAGTACCACATCGACGCCGACATCTCGTACGCGCTGAGCCAGTACGTGCGGGCCACCGGCGACGTCGACTTCCTCTCCCGCGAGGGCATCGACGTCCTGGTCGAGACCGCCCGCATGTGGGCCGACCTGGGCTTCTGGCGCACCGACGAGGGCGGCACCTTCCACATCCACGGCGTCACCGGACCGGACGAGTACACGACGGTCGTCAACGACAACCTGTTCACCAACGTCATGGCGCGGGCCAACCTCCGCCGGGCGGCCGAGTCGGTCCGCCAGCTCGCCGAGCGCGACGGGGTCGAGTACGACCGGGTGGTCCGGCGGTTGCGCCTCGGCGCCGACGAGGTGGCCGAGTGGGAACGGGCCGCCGACGGCATGGCGATCCCGTTCGACGAGCACCTCGGGGTGCACCCGCAGGACCTGCACTTCCTCGAGCGGGAGGTCTGGGACCTGCAGAACACACCGCTGGACAAGCGGCCCCTGCTGCTGCACTACCACCCGTTGGTGATCTACCGGTTCCAGGTGCTCAAGCAGGCCGACGTCGTGCTGGCGCTGTTCCTGCAGGGCGACATGTTCACGCCCGAGCAGAAGCGGGCCGACTTCGAGTACTACGACCCGATCACCACGGGCGACTCGACGCTCTCGGCCGTCGTGCAGTCGATCATCGCCGCCGAGGTCGGGTACGCCGACCTGGCGTACCGGTACTTCTCGTCGGCGCTGTTCGTCGACCTCGCCGACCGGCACCACAACACCACCGACGGGGTGCACGTGGCCTCGACCGGTGGCGTGTGGAGCGCGCTGGTCAACGGGTTCGGCGGGTTCCGCGACCACGGGGGCGAGTTCTCCATCGACCCCCGCCTGCCGGAGTCGTGGACGTCGCTCACCTACCGGATCACCCTGGCCGGCACGCGGGTGCGCGTGACGGTGACCCCCGACGCGGTGCAGCTGCAGGTCGAGGTCGGTGAGCGCGCCGAGCTGGTCGTGCGGGGTGAACCCGTCCTGGTGTCCGCCGGCGAGCCGGTCGACGTGGCGCTGGACGGGCAGGGTCCGCGCCTCGAGGGTGTGCCGGAGCCGGTGGCGGGTCGCCGCCGCTCCGACGGCACGGTCATCACCGCCATCGTCCCCGGAACCTGA
- a CDS encoding adenosine deaminase, which produces MVDPAFIAALPKAELHVHHVGSASPRIVSELAERHAGETPVPADPARLAEYYRFTDFGHFIEVYLSVVDLLRTPEDLWTLTHEVARELSAQQVRYAELTLTPYTSIVRGIAAEAYCEAVEDARLRAEADFGIELRWCFDIPGESGVPAADVTLDTALRLQPAGLVSFGLGGPEIGVPRPQFAPHFDAARAAGLRSVPHAGESTGAETVWDAVRHLGAERIGHGIAAADDPALMAHLVEHGISLEVCPTSNVCTRSVESMADHPLPALVEAGVTVTINSDDPPMFATTLNEEYAVAADLLGLDAAGVAELARTAVRESFAPDDTKARILAEIDTHAG; this is translated from the coding sequence ATGGTCGATCCCGCCTTCATCGCCGCCCTGCCCAAGGCCGAGCTGCACGTGCACCACGTGGGCTCCGCGTCGCCGCGCATCGTGTCCGAGCTGGCCGAACGCCACGCCGGCGAGACCCCCGTGCCGGCCGATCCGGCCCGGCTGGCCGAGTACTACCGGTTCACCGACTTCGGACACTTCATCGAGGTGTACCTGTCGGTCGTCGACCTGCTGCGCACGCCCGAGGACCTCTGGACGCTGACCCACGAGGTCGCCCGTGAGCTCTCCGCCCAGCAGGTCCGGTACGCCGAGCTGACCCTCACCCCGTACACGTCGATCGTGCGCGGCATCGCCGCCGAGGCGTACTGCGAGGCCGTCGAGGACGCCCGGCTGCGCGCCGAGGCCGACTTCGGCATCGAGCTGCGGTGGTGCTTCGACATCCCCGGCGAGTCGGGGGTCCCCGCCGCCGACGTCACGCTCGACACCGCGCTGCGGCTCCAGCCGGCCGGCCTCGTCAGCTTCGGGCTCGGCGGCCCCGAGATCGGGGTGCCCCGGCCGCAGTTCGCCCCGCACTTCGACGCCGCCCGTGCGGCCGGCCTGCGCAGCGTCCCGCACGCGGGCGAGTCCACCGGCGCCGAGACGGTGTGGGACGCCGTCCGGCACCTCGGCGCCGAGCGGATCGGCCACGGGATCGCCGCGGCCGACGACCCGGCCCTGATGGCCCACCTCGTCGAGCACGGCATCAGCCTCGAGGTCTGCCCGACCTCGAACGTCTGCACCCGCTCGGTCGAGTCCATGGCCGACCACCCGCTGCCCGCGCTGGTCGAGGCCGGGGTGACCGTGACGATCAACTCCGACGACCCGCCCATGTTCGCCACCACGCTGAACGAGGAGTACGCCGTGGCGGCCGACCTGCTGGGCCTCGACGCCGCGGGCGTCGCCGAGCTCGCCCGCACCGCGGTCCGCGAGTCCTTCGCGCCGGACGACACGAAGGCGCGGATCCTCGCCGAGATCGACACCCACGCGGGCTGA
- a CDS encoding diacylglycerol kinase family protein — protein MSIDLRRAVPSRTGVLTAVLAAQAVVFVAIALTVALGDGFGEVDDDLGARAFDLASSSSVVRAAADLAAAVFGYPGLMVVVVVMAGIAWLSSERRIAGWLVAGVAVVVPGNHLLKEAFDRPRPEWDEPLTTIGGLAFPSGHAAGAGLLFTSLILLTIILTGRGLRRRLLITLWVVVGLFVAASRVLLGVHHVSDVVAGLAFGSFVALGLWLLIAIDESRVPSALATLTGTGQRRAAVVLNPAKVGDVDEFKARVRVAATLHGWPEPAWFETTVEDPGHGQARAALEAGADLIVAAGGDGTVRAVCEEAARTGVAIGIIPHGTGNLLARNLGIPLNARDALDVAFGGQDKAIDLARFTTDSGVQTSFLVMAGLGMDAMIMTGVDDNLKSRVGWLAYFVSGVKALRYPGMKVEISVDDGEVRKFRARTVVIGNVGFLQGGIPLLPAARIDDGMLDVVVLAPRRFLGWIPIVWRVVTRQKRTNDRLDRLTGSKVHIKAGSDTPMQLDGDPVGDGLEITAEVRPGVLLVRVPAVPISGN, from the coding sequence GTGTCCATCGACCTGCGTCGTGCCGTGCCGAGCCGCACCGGCGTGCTGACCGCCGTGCTCGCGGCCCAGGCCGTCGTGTTCGTGGCCATCGCGCTGACCGTCGCGCTCGGCGACGGGTTCGGCGAGGTCGACGACGACCTCGGCGCCCGGGCCTTCGACCTGGCCTCGTCGTCGTCGGTCGTGCGCGCTGCCGCGGACCTGGCGGCCGCGGTGTTCGGCTACCCGGGCCTCATGGTGGTCGTCGTGGTGATGGCGGGCATCGCCTGGCTCAGCTCGGAGCGGCGCATCGCCGGGTGGCTGGTGGCCGGGGTGGCCGTCGTCGTCCCCGGCAACCACCTGCTCAAGGAGGCGTTCGACCGGCCCCGCCCCGAGTGGGACGAGCCCCTGACCACGATCGGTGGCCTCGCCTTCCCGTCCGGCCACGCGGCCGGCGCCGGCCTGCTGTTCACGTCCCTGATCCTGCTGACCATCATCCTCACGGGCCGCGGGCTGCGTCGTCGCCTGCTGATCACCCTGTGGGTGGTCGTCGGTCTGTTCGTCGCGGCCAGCCGGGTGCTGCTCGGCGTGCACCACGTGTCCGACGTCGTGGCGGGCCTCGCGTTCGGGTCCTTCGTGGCGCTCGGGCTGTGGCTGCTGATCGCGATCGACGAGAGCCGGGTGCCGTCGGCGCTGGCCACGCTGACCGGTACCGGACAGCGCCGGGCCGCGGTGGTGCTCAACCCGGCCAAGGTCGGTGACGTCGACGAGTTCAAGGCGCGCGTGCGGGTGGCTGCCACGCTGCACGGGTGGCCGGAGCCCGCGTGGTTCGAGACCACGGTCGAGGACCCGGGACACGGTCAGGCGCGCGCGGCCCTGGAGGCCGGGGCTGACCTGATCGTCGCCGCCGGAGGTGACGGCACCGTGCGAGCGGTGTGCGAGGAGGCCGCGCGCACCGGGGTCGCGATCGGCATCATCCCCCACGGCACCGGCAACCTGCTGGCCCGCAACCTCGGCATCCCGCTCAACGCGCGCGACGCGCTGGACGTGGCGTTCGGCGGCCAGGACAAGGCGATCGACCTGGCCCGGTTCACCACCGACTCCGGCGTGCAGACGTCGTTCCTGGTGATGGCGGGGCTCGGCATGGACGCGATGATCATGACGGGGGTCGACGACAACCTGAAGAGCCGGGTCGGGTGGCTGGCGTACTTCGTGTCGGGGGTCAAGGCGCTGCGCTACCCCGGCATGAAGGTCGAGATCAGTGTCGACGACGGCGAGGTGCGCAAGTTCCGTGCCCGCACCGTGGTGATCGGCAACGTCGGGTTCCTGCAGGGCGGCATCCCGCTGCTGCCGGCCGCCCGCATCGACGACGGGATGCTCGACGTCGTGGTGCTCGCCCCGCGCCGGTTCCTCGGGTGGATCCCGATCGTCTGGCGGGTCGTCACCCGCCAGAAGCGCACCAACGACCGGCTCGACCGGCTCACCGGCTCCAAGGTGCACATCAAGGCCGGGTCGGACACCCCCATGCAGCTCGACGGTGATCCCGTGGGCGACGGGCTGGAGATCACCGCCGAGGTGCGCCCCGGTGTGCTGCTCGTGCGGGTGCCGGCCGTCCCCATCAGCGGGAACTGA
- a CDS encoding HAD family hydrolase — MSGPVDVWRPRLVALDVDGTIVDGTNTLAPAVREAVRAVRDAGIETVISTGRAIPGVIDTTDQLGLEHGYAVASNGSVVFSYAPVEVMQAVTFDASTAVREVLEHVPDALVAVEDLGRGFRLNRPFPESEINGSMTLQSIDELIAEPVTRVVIRAPDHSTEEFHAIVAKLGLADTNYYIGYTSWLDIAPKGVSKASGLAYLCGHLGLTSDDVLAVGDGNNDVEMLAWAGHGVAMGQAPPALLEVADEVTGSIDEDGLAAILQRYL, encoded by the coding sequence ATGAGCGGGCCCGTGGACGTCTGGCGGCCCCGCCTGGTGGCGCTCGACGTCGACGGCACGATCGTCGACGGCACCAACACGTTGGCCCCTGCGGTCCGTGAGGCCGTCCGGGCCGTCCGTGACGCGGGCATCGAGACCGTCATCTCGACCGGCCGCGCCATTCCCGGGGTCATCGACACGACGGACCAGCTGGGCCTCGAGCACGGCTACGCCGTCGCCAGCAACGGGTCGGTGGTGTTCTCGTACGCGCCGGTCGAGGTCATGCAGGCGGTCACCTTCGACGCCAGCACGGCCGTGCGGGAGGTCCTCGAGCACGTGCCCGACGCGCTGGTCGCGGTCGAGGACCTCGGGCGCGGGTTCCGCCTCAACCGGCCCTTCCCGGAGTCGGAGATCAACGGCTCGATGACGCTGCAGTCGATCGACGAGCTCATCGCCGAACCCGTCACCCGGGTCGTGATCCGGGCGCCCGACCACAGCACCGAGGAGTTCCACGCGATCGTCGCGAAGCTGGGTCTGGCCGACACCAACTACTACATCGGCTACACGTCGTGGCTCGACATCGCTCCGAAGGGCGTCTCGAAGGCCTCCGGCCTGGCCTACCTGTGCGGCCACCTCGGTCTGACGAGCGACGACGTGCTGGCGGTCGGCGACGGCAACAACGACGTCGAGATGCTCGCCTGGGCCGGTCACGGTGTGGCGATGGGTCAGGCGCCTCCCGCCCTGCTCGAGGTGGCCGACGAGGTCACCGGCAGCATCGACGAGGACGGCCTCGCGGCGATCCTGCAGCGCTACCTCTGA
- a CDS encoding S-layer homology domain-containing protein: MKRRLTAVASIALATGVLVVPAAEADTGFTDVPDSHVFAEEIAWLGGTGISTGYDNGDDTWRFDPSAPVLREQMAAFLYRYADEDFVGDGEQVFRDVPSAHVFADEIAWLASTSITTGYAVAGGVEFRGSQPVLREQMAAFLYRYAGEPDDVQDCSFIDLPANHPFRTEICWLASTGITTGYREAGGRVSFRPSAPVLREQMAAFLYRLDEIDLGPLGWVAAEMVAGSGATSGDGRFIVFESYLRFTDDALDGRNIYLLDRQEGTLDLLNPGVNGVGPDHNFGTTPVISDDGGIVAWTSAASNLVVGDTNSRVDAFVWERSTRTVRIIGRGPGQAEPRSRAENVYLSGDGTTVLIRSQAERPSGNSFDETLSVDVTTGETFRLPIVPSAFYGVRPTAVSHDAGVVVLDGRHLWIRGSEGLSVVPGEHRCSFAVSSDATACSTGPAILDLTTGEVDDVATWDGAEAVTDLYVTDFSADGTRAAGSGRVADEAGIDGYVPLDIDLVARTVSIVATGMGGAPPDVDWSIQVDMSADGSTVVFSSAARNLLPMFLPRGSGYTLFVWDRP, translated from the coding sequence ATGAAGCGCCGCCTCACCGCTGTCGCGAGCATCGCCCTCGCCACCGGCGTCCTCGTGGTCCCGGCCGCCGAGGCCGACACCGGCTTCACGGACGTCCCCGACTCCCACGTCTTCGCCGAGGAGATCGCGTGGTTGGGCGGCACCGGCATCAGTACCGGCTACGACAATGGTGACGACACCTGGCGGTTCGATCCGTCCGCGCCGGTGCTGCGCGAACAGATGGCGGCCTTCCTCTACCGCTACGCCGACGAGGACTTCGTCGGCGATGGTGAGCAAGTGTTTCGCGACGTCCCCTCGGCCCACGTGTTCGCCGACGAGATCGCGTGGCTGGCAAGCACCTCCATCACCACGGGGTACGCGGTCGCGGGCGGGGTCGAGTTCCGCGGTTCCCAGCCCGTCCTGCGTGAGCAGATGGCGGCCTTCCTCTACCGCTACGCCGGCGAGCCCGACGATGTCCAAGACTGCTCCTTCATCGATCTTCCGGCCAATCACCCGTTCCGCACCGAGATCTGTTGGTTGGCCTCGACGGGCATCACCACCGGGTATCGCGAGGCAGGCGGACGCGTCTCGTTCCGCCCGTCGGCGCCGGTGCTCCGTGAACAGATGGCGGCCTTCCTCTACCGTCTCGACGAGATCGACCTCGGCCCACTCGGTTGGGTGGCCGCCGAGATGGTAGCTGGCTCTGGAGCCACCTCCGGAGATGGTCGGTTCATTGTGTTCGAGTCCTACCTGCGCTTCACCGACGATGCGCTCGACGGCCGCAACATCTACCTTCTCGACCGTCAGGAGGGAACCCTCGACCTGCTCAACCCGGGGGTGAACGGGGTGGGTCCGGACCACAACTTCGGCACCACACCAGTCATCTCCGACGATGGCGGCATCGTGGCGTGGACATCCGCTGCATCGAACCTCGTCGTCGGCGACACGAACAGTCGGGTCGATGCCTTTGTGTGGGAGCGGAGCACACGCACCGTCCGGATCATCGGTCGCGGGCCGGGGCAGGCCGAACCACGGAGCCGAGCGGAGAATGTCTACCTGTCCGGAGACGGGACCACCGTCCTCATCCGGTCACAAGCGGAGCGACCGTCCGGGAACTCCTTCGACGAGACCCTCTCCGTCGACGTGACCACCGGGGAGACCTTCCGGCTTCCGATCGTCCCGAGCGCGTTCTACGGAGTCCGACCCACCGCTGTATCGCACGACGCCGGTGTGGTCGTCCTCGACGGACGGCACCTCTGGATCCGAGGATCGGAGGGCCTCTCGGTCGTCCCCGGTGAACACCGGTGCTCCTTCGCCGTCTCCTCCGACGCCACAGCCTGCTCGACGGGACCAGCCATCCTCGACCTGACCACCGGCGAGGTCGACGACGTGGCCACCTGGGACGGGGCCGAGGCGGTGACCGACCTGTACGTCACCGACTTCTCGGCGGACGGCACGCGTGCGGCCGGATCGGGACGCGTCGCGGACGAGGCGGGAATCGACGGATACGTGCCCCTCGACATCGACCTCGTCGCCCGGACGGTCAGCATCGTGGCGACCGGGATGGGTGGCGCTCCCCCTGACGTCGACTGGAGCATCCAGGTCGACATGTCAGCCGACGGCTCGACCGTCGTGTTCAGCAGCGCGGCCCGCAACCTGCTGCCGATGTTCCTGCCCCGGGGGAGCGGCTACACGCTGTTCGTCTGGGACCGACCCTGA
- the serS gene encoding serine--tRNA ligase, whose product MIDPRLVRDDPDAVREALRRRGESSDVVDALIAADADRRGSIAAFEAVRSEQKQIGKQVARATGDEKTALLARTKELSARVKEADAEQGAAVTRFDDLLRSLPNLVAPEAPEGGEDDFVVLDVVGTPRDFEAEGFTPRDHLELGELLGAIDVERGAKVSGSRFYYLTGVGARLEIALVQLAMDAAMRWGFIPMIPPALVKPRAMEGTGFLGQAADDVYHLEKDDLYLVGTSEVPLAAYHSDEILDPTILPRRYAAFSPCFRREAGSHGRDTRGIFRVHWFDKVEMFTYTTLEDSWDEHQRLLGWEREWLDLLELPYRVIDVATGDLGASAVRKFDCEAWVPTQGKYREVSSTSNCTEFQARRLDTRIRTESGTVPAATLNGTLCAMTRTIVALLENGQQADGTVRLPAALHPWLGEVLVPIDGPVR is encoded by the coding sequence GTGATCGACCCCCGCCTCGTCCGTGACGACCCCGATGCCGTCCGGGAGGCGCTGCGACGACGCGGGGAGTCGAGCGACGTGGTCGACGCCCTCATCGCCGCAGACGCCGACCGGCGTGGCTCCATCGCAGCCTTCGAGGCCGTCCGCTCCGAGCAGAAGCAGATCGGCAAGCAGGTCGCCCGCGCCACCGGCGACGAGAAGACCGCCCTGCTGGCCCGCACCAAGGAGCTCAGCGCGCGGGTCAAGGAGGCCGACGCCGAGCAGGGTGCCGCCGTCACCCGCTTCGACGACCTGCTGCGGAGCCTGCCCAACCTGGTCGCCCCCGAGGCCCCCGAGGGCGGCGAGGACGACTTCGTGGTGCTCGACGTGGTCGGCACCCCGCGCGACTTCGAGGCGGAGGGGTTCACCCCCCGCGACCACCTCGAGCTGGGCGAGCTGCTCGGCGCCATCGACGTCGAGCGCGGCGCCAAGGTGTCGGGCTCCCGCTTCTACTACCTCACCGGCGTCGGTGCGCGACTCGAGATCGCGCTCGTCCAGCTGGCCATGGATGCGGCGATGCGATGGGGATTCATCCCGATGATCCCGCCCGCGCTGGTGAAGCCGCGCGCCATGGAGGGCACCGGCTTCCTCGGCCAGGCCGCCGACGACGTCTACCACCTGGAGAAGGACGACCTGTACCTCGTCGGAACCTCCGAGGTGCCGCTGGCGGCGTACCACTCCGACGAGATCCTCGACCCCACGATCCTCCCGCGCCGCTACGCCGCCTTCAGCCCCTGCTTCCGCCGCGAGGCCGGCTCGCACGGTCGTGACACCCGCGGGATCTTCCGGGTGCACTGGTTCGACAAGGTGGAGATGTTCACCTACACGACCCTCGAGGACTCCTGGGACGAGCACCAGCGACTGCTCGGCTGGGAGCGGGAGTGGCTCGACCTGCTCGAGCTGCCGTACCGCGTCATCGACGTGGCCACGGGCGACCTCGGCGCGTCCGCGGTGCGCAAGTTCGACTGCGAGGCGTGGGTGCCCACCCAGGGCAAGTACCGCGAGGTCAGCTCCACCTCCAACTGCACGGAGTTCCAGGCCCGCCGGCTCGACACCCGCATCCGCACGGAGTCCGGCACGGTCCCGGCTGCGACCCTCAACGGCACGCTCTGCGCGATGACCCGCACCATCGTGGCGCTGCTGGAGAACGGCCAGCAGGCCGACGGCACCGTGCGTCTGCCCGCGGCGCTGCACCCGTGGCTGGGTGAGGTCCTGGTGCCGATCGACGGTCCCGTCCGATGA
- a CDS encoding beta-phosphoglucomutase family hydrolase, whose amino-acid sequence MDWNRYDAALFDLDGVVTPTAEVHMHAWAAMFSAFLTGRGIVEPYTDADYFTYVDGKPRYDGVRSFLASRGITLPDGSPDDDPSAETVAGLGNRKNDVFAQVLETDGVVAYPGSVALIDALVARGTQLAVVSSSRNAPAVLAAAGLADRFPFVMHGGLAEERGLPGKPAPDTFLAAAAELGVAADRAAVLEDAVSGVQAGAAGSFGLVIGVDRGVGAEALTDAGADVVVTDLAELLP is encoded by the coding sequence GTGGACTGGAACCGGTACGACGCAGCTCTGTTCGACCTCGACGGTGTCGTCACGCCCACGGCGGAGGTGCACATGCACGCGTGGGCCGCGATGTTCTCGGCGTTCCTGACCGGGCGCGGGATCGTCGAGCCCTACACCGACGCCGACTACTTCACCTACGTCGACGGCAAGCCGCGGTACGACGGGGTCCGGTCGTTCCTCGCCTCGCGAGGGATCACCCTGCCCGACGGTTCGCCCGACGACGACCCGTCGGCCGAGACGGTCGCCGGCCTCGGCAACCGCAAGAACGACGTGTTCGCCCAGGTGCTGGAGACCGACGGTGTGGTCGCGTATCCCGGCTCGGTCGCGTTGATCGACGCCCTGGTCGCCCGCGGCACGCAGTTGGCCGTGGTGTCGAGCTCGCGCAACGCCCCCGCCGTGCTGGCGGCGGCCGGGCTGGCCGACCGGTTCCCCTTCGTCATGCACGGCGGTCTGGCCGAGGAGCGCGGCCTGCCGGGCAAGCCCGCTCCCGACACCTTCCTGGCCGCGGCCGCCGAGCTGGGGGTGGCGGCCGATCGCGCGGCGGTGCTCGAGGACGCCGTCTCGGGCGTGCAGGCCGGGGCCGCCGGATCGTTCGGGTTGGTCATCGGTGTCGACCGGGGGGTCGGCGCCGAGGCACTGACGGACGCCGGGGCCGACGTCGTGGTCACCGACCTGGCGGAGCTCCTGCCGTGA